TATCCTGTCGGATAAGATAGACAAAGACATCATCCGCCAGATCAGATCGTACGGCGCAACTGACATTGCCGTTTCTCCTAAGGGTAAGGAAGTGGCATTTATCATGCGCGGTGATGTATACGTCACTTCTATCGACTACAAAACGACGAAGCAAATTACGAATACTCCCGACCAGGAACGTGACATCAGTTTTGCCCCCGACGGACGTACTTTAGTTTACTCATCGGAACGTAACGGACTTTGGCAACTTTACACATCAACGATCGTACGTAAAGAAGAAAAGCAGTTCACTTATGCCACCGAATTGAAAGAAGAATGCTTGACTAAATCTAACGTCGCTTCTTTCCAACCACAGTATAGCCCTGACGGAAAGGAGATTGCTTTCCTTGAAAACCGTACGGCTATTCGTGTTATCAATCTGAAAAGCAAAGCTGTACGTACTGTTATGGATGCCAAATACCAGTATTCTTATGCAGACGGTGACCAATGGTTCCAATGGAGTCCCGACAGTAAATGGATTCTCTCTGATTTTATTGGTATAGGCGGCTGGAATAATAAAGATGTGGTACTGTTGAAAGCTGACGGAAAAGGAGAAATGGTGAACCTTACCGAAAGCGGATACAGCGACACCAATGCCAAATGGGTATTGGGTGGAAAAGCCATGATATGGAACAGTGACCGTTCCGGATACCGTAGTCACGGTAGCTGGGGAAGCGAAAGCGATACCTATATCATGTTCTTCGATGTAGATGCATACAACCGTTTCACCATGAGCAAAGAGGACCTCGCCCTACTTGAAGAGGCTGAAAAAACAGAGAAAGAAGAAAAGGCCAAGAAGGAAAAAGAGGAGAAAGAGAAAGCTGAAAAGAAGAAAGATAAGAAAGACGCTAAAACAAAAGATACCAAGAAAGAAGAAGACAAGAAAAAAGAAGAAGTCAAGCCGCTGACCTTCGACCTCGAAAATCGTTTCGATCGCATTGTCCGCCTGACAGTCAATTCTTCCCGTCTTAGTGACGCAGTACTGACTCCGAAAGGCGATGTACTCTATTATCTGGCAGCTTTCGAAGGTGACTATGATTTGTGGGAACATAAATTAAAAGAAAATACCACCAAAATATTGCTCAAAGGAGTCGGTGGAGGTGCATTGATCCCCGATAAAGAAGGTAAGAACATCTTTATGTGCACAAGAAGCCAACTAAAGAAAATCGAAATCGCCGGCAGCAAAGTCACTCCGATTGAATTTGAAGCCTTCTTCGATTATCGTCCTTATGGCGAACGCGCATATATCTTCGACCATGTCTACCAACAGGTAAATGATAAATTCTATGTCGCAGACCTTCAAGGAACCGACTGGAAAGGATATAAAGAAGCTTACCAACGCTTCCTGCCACATATCAATAATAATTATGACTTTGCTGAAATGCTGAGCGAACTGCTCGGAGAACTGAATGCCTCACATACGGGAGCCCGTTATGCAGGTGGAGGCAGTGCATTATCTACCGCTACATTGGGCGTCTTCTATGATGAATCATATAGTGGTACAGGACTGAAAATCAAAGAAATTCTGGATCAGAGTCCTTTCACTCAAAAGAAAACTGATGTGAAAGCAGGATGTATCATCGAAAAAGTAGACGGAAAAACGATTGAAGCCAATGCTGATTACTTCCCATTGTTTGAAGGCAAGGTAGGACGCAAAGTAATACTTACCGTATATGACCCGGCCACCAAAAAGCGTTTTGAAGAAACTGTGAAAGCTATCAGCTATGGGGCACAAAGTGAATTGCTCTACAAACGTTGGGTGAAACGTTGCGCACAGAAAGTAGAGGAGTTATCTGGCGGTCGCATTGCCTACGTACATATAAAAGGAATGGATAGTCCGAGCTTCCGTAAAATGTACTCCGAGTTACTGGGACGTTACCGCAACAAAGAAGCTGTCATAGTAGATACCCGTCATAATGGCGGCGGTTGGCTGCACGATGACGTCGTTACCCTTCTGAGCGGAAAAGAATACCAGCGTTTCGTTCCACGTGGACAATATATCGGAAGCGACCCATTCAACAAATGGCTGAAGCCTTCATGTATGTTAGCTTGTGAAGACAATTACAGTAATGCTCACGGTACTCCATACGTATATAAGACATTAGGCATCGGAAAATTGATTGGTACTCCCGTTGCAGGAACCATGACTGCTGTATGGTGGGAACGACAGATTGACCCATCTATCGTATTCGGTATCCCACAGGTAGGATGTATGGATATGCAAGGAAAATATCTCGAAAATCAAACTTTACAACCAGACATTCTGGTCTACAACGAACCGGGAGCCAGCCTGAAAGGAGAAGATGCTCAACTGAAAGCAGCAGTAAATCATCTACTGAAAGAGTTGTCAAAAAAGAAATAAGTATATTAATATAAAAGCCCCGAAATATGGGGCTTTTATATTAAACTATCTATCAGCGACCTAATACATTCATTTTTGGTTTTAAAGAAAGAAGTCGTTCCTTTAAAACCAACGACGCCTTCTGTTATATAGCTATTCTACAAGTTGGAAATATTTATTCTTTTAGAATCAGTAACGATTATAAGAAACCACTTTTTCCTGCGGCTTTCTCATCTTCTTCCGCTTCTCCTTTATCGGATATCCGATCGCAATATCCAGTAACAGACGTTTGGAAGCAGGTATGCCGGTCAAGCGCTTTATCTCCTTTTCATCAAACCAGCCCAAAATACACGATCCCAGTCCTTCACTTTCAGCAGCCAGTGTGATATGAGCAGCAGCAATTCCAATATCAATCAGCGGGAAATGCTTATCCTTCACTTTTCCTCCAAGTAGAGAAGTGATATTGGCGGACTCTTCTACAATCAGGATATGCACTGGAGCATCCTTAGCAAATTTATTCATCCCAAGTCCTGCAGCAGCCTTACCCACTTTTAAAGCCAATTCACGGTCAGTTATCACCACGAACTTCCAAGGCTGTGCATTACAGGCAGAAGGAGCCAAACGACCCGCCTCTAAAATCCTCTCCAACTTCTCCGCTTCTACCGAACGTTCTTTATCATACGCCCGGTCACTCTGCCGGGAAAGTACCAATTGCAGAAAGTCTATATATTCCATATTATTTGTATTGAATCATCCGGCTGATATACTTGCCGATTATATCAAACTCGATATTCACCACACTGCCGATTGTAAACGTATGGAAATTGGTATATTCATAAGTATAAGGAATGATAGCCACCTGAAAAGTATCATCTGTCGGATTACATACCGTCAGACTAACACCGTTCACGGTCACCGAACCCTTATCAACAGTAATATATCCGCGCTTTGCCATTTCTTTATCAAACGCATACCGGAATGTAAAGTACCAACTTCCTTCTGCATCCTTAATATCAATGCAGGTTGCAGTCTGGTCTACATGTCCCTGAACAATATGCCCATCCAAACGGCCGTTCATCATCATGCTACGCTCTACATTCACCTTATCTCCTACCTTCAACAGACCGAGATTGGAACGTTCCAATGTTTCTTTCATGGCAGTCACCGTATACGTGTCATCCGTCAGACTTACTACTGTCAGGCAGACACCGTTGTGAGAAATACTCTGGTCGATTTTCAACTCATTCACAAACGAACACTTAAATGTAAAGTGTATATTCTCCTGGTCTTTCACCAGTGCTACCAAGGTAGCATATTCTTCTACAATTCCGGAAAACATAATTTACGATTTTACGATTTGAAATACTCTTTTTATATAGGGTTCAAAGATACAAATAAGCCGGCAGGAAAGAAAATAAGAGCAAAAAAAAATGGGGCTTTTCACAAAGCTCCATTTTTCAGTTTTCAATAGGTATTAGTTTTTTTTAAGGTAAAAAGATTGTTTTCAGGATAACGGTGCAAATATAGTCGCTTTTACTGATACTCTCCAAATTATAAAACATGTCATATAACATCTTTTTGAAAATTCTTTGGATTTATTATCATTTGACGCAAAAACGCCTGTAACTTACCCGTTATAGGAGACAAATATAGGATAAAATTTTAAGGAGCCCTAATTTCTGTTTAAAAACCTGCAAAAAATTATCTATTCGGATAGTTCTCGTCTATCTTTCCGCTATGCTTTAATACCTTGGCGTCAATGAAGAAAACAATCTCTTCGGCGATATTATTAATGTGGTCGCCGGAACGTTCCAATTTACGGAAAACGCTCACCAAATCCACACACGTATGTACTGTTTCAGGATGTTCAATGATATAATCGGCAAGGATTCCCGTTGCCTGTGCGTTGATTTCGTCCAGCAGATTATCTTTGCCGAATACGGTAGTTGCCATTTCAATACTCTCCTCATGCAAGGCACGTTTTGCCAGTTCCAACATTGAAAGTACCTCAGCATGCATCTCACCCAAACGCAGACGCGTCATTAACTCAGCGTCAAGCACCGGTTCTTTGCAACGTATCACGAAACGGGCAATCCCTTCCGCAAAGTCTCCCAAGCGTTCCAGATTCGTATTAATCTTCAGCATAGCCAATACAAAACGAAGGTCGATTGCTACCGGATTGTATAGTGCGATAATATCTTCCACATCACTGTCTATTTTTAGTTCGAAGGCATTCACCCGGCGTTCACGGACCATTACCTGTTGCGCCAACTCCTTGTCGAGTGTCAAAACAGCCTCCCCGGCACGGTCAAGCTGATTATACACCAACGTCCACATCTCGTCAATTTCCTTCTTCAATAGAATGAGTTCCGATTCTATAAACTTTACCATAGTCTATTATATATAAGTGTTAATATTCCTATTTATCCCCGCCATTCCGGTACAAACTATCCGAAACGTCCTGTAATATAATTCTGCGTAGCCTCTTTCTCCGGATTCGTGAAAATCTTCTTCGTATTGTCAAATTCCACCATTTCACCCATATAAAAGAACGCGGTCTTATCACTTACACGAGCTGCCTGCTGCATATTATGCGTTACAATCACAATCGTATAGTCCTTCTTTAATTCGTGAATCAATTCTTCCACTTTAGCCGTAGAAATAGGGTCGAGTGCAGAAGCAGGCTCATCCATCAACAACACTGAAGGAGATACCGCCATTGCACGAGCGATACAAAGACGCTGCTGCTGCCCGCCGGACAAAGCATAGGCCGATTCTTTCAGTTTATCTTTCACTTCATCCCAAAGCGCAGCCCCTTTCAGCGTTTCTTCCACCCGTTGACGAATGAATGCATTATCCTTCACTCCATTCACACGAAGTCCATAAGCCACATTCTCGAAGATACTTTTCGGAAAAGGATTAGGACGCTGGAACACCATTCCCACATTTTTACGAAGTTCGTCCACTTTCACTCCTTTCGCATATATATTCTGTCCGTCAATACGAATCTCCCCCTCCAAGCGGGTAGCGGGAATCAAATCATTCATCCGGTTGAAAAGCCGGAGAAAGGTAGACTTTCCACAACCGGAAGGCCCGATAAACGCAACAACCGATTTTTCCTCAATCTGCATACTGATTCCTTTCAAAGCATGGAAATCACCATACCAGAAATTCACATCACGCGCATCTATTTTTACTGTATCCATATATTATTTAATTCGTCTTTACTCTTTTTTCAAAATATTTCCTCAAAGCATTAGCCAGCAGATTCACCAGTAGGATAATCACAATCAGGACCAATGCAGTGCCATAAGCTAACGGCAACTGCGCCTCCATATCCGTTCCACTGGTCGAAATCACATACAAGTGATAAGGCAACGCCATACACTGGTCAAGAATACCGGTCGGCAACTGCGGCAGGAAGTAAGCGGCGCAAGTAAACAGAATAGGAGCCGTTTCACCCGAAACACGCCCTAAAGCCAGAATCAGCCCGGTGATAATGTTCGGCATTCCCATAGGCAGAATTACATGCCAGATCGTTTGCAACTTTGTTGCTCCCAATGCCCGACTACCTTCACGCATACTATCCGGAATAGCCTTCAACGCTTCTTCCGTAGTACGTATCACCAAAGGTACACAAAGTAAGCCTAACGTCAAAGAACCCGCTAGGATACTGTCACCAAAGCCCATATAATTGACAAACAATGCCATACCAAACAAACCGAACACAATAGAGGGAATACCACTCAGGTTATTCGTCATTACCCGGATAAAGCGTACCAATTTTCCTTTCGGCGCATACTCATTCATGTAGATGCCACTCATCACACCTACCGGGAAAGCAAACAACGCACTACCCACCATTAGATAAAAAGTACCTACGATAGCCGGCCAGATACCTCCACCCCTCATACCGTCCGTAGGTGCTGAAGTGATAAACTCCCAACTGATAGCACCACTGCCTTTATATATAATAAACCCGAGAATTGCAAAGAGTATCAGCACAATACAAAGACTCAACAAACGGAAAATTCCGAAAGCCAGCTTCTGCGAACGATGTTTAGCCTTATTATTACTACACATTTCCATTTTATTTACTACGTTTTAATCCTTTAGAAGAAATGTATTCCACGCTAAAGTTAATAATTAGTGTGATGAAGAACAGCACGACGCCCAACATAAACAAGGCCTGATAATGCGGACCACCGGCAGGAGCTTCTCCCAATTCCGCCGCAATGATAGCCGGAATGGTACGCAACGGTTCGAGAATAGTAGTCGGAATTACGGCAGCATTACCCGTCACCATTAACACCGCCATTGTTTCACCGATAGCCCGTCCGATGCCAAGCACTACTCCGGAAGTAATCCCCGAAATAGAATAAGGAATCACTACCTTATATATAGTCTGCCATTGCGAAGCTCCTAATGCCAAACTCGCCTCCCGCATAGCACGCGGACAGTTTCTCATCGCATCCTCCGTCACCGTAATTATGGTAGGCAATGCCATAATAGCCAGCACGATACTTCCTGCCAATCCACTCTCGCCCACCGGAAGATCAAACAGTTTCTGAATCAACGGAACAATAACGATCAATCCGAAAAAGCCGTATACAACGGAAGGAATACCACTCAATAATTCAATAATAGGTTTCAGCCAGCTCCGTACCTTCGGATTTGCCACTTCGGACATATAAATAGAAACCGAAAGTCCGAACGGTAATGCAAAAAGAATAGCAAACAAGCTTACCCACAACGTACCGGCAATCAAAGGCAGAAATCCGAACTGTGCTGCCGGAGTTGCCGTCGGAAACCATTCGGCACCTGCAAAAACATCCTTTACCGAAATCGTGTTATCTTCTATAAGATGCACCGCGTCAGGATGAACGATAAACTTCTGCGGAACAAATGCCACAATACCCGGCATCTTTTCCACTAGTTCCGTTATCTTCTCACCTGCATATTCATAAGCGGGGCCGAGTTCTTCTTCGGTATAATACTGTGTTATATCCTCCAGACGGAAAACCCGGATAGGCAGGTCTTTCCCGCCGAGTTCTTTCCAGTTCGTTATCTCCTCATCGAAAACATTCTTTATCTGCGCCGGAGTCAGCACGCTTACCTTATTACTCTTATTCAGCGCCAACACATATCCTTCTTCAATCACTTTACTTTTGAATAGCCCGAAAGCTTCAGTAAACAGGAAAAGAACGATAAGCAGAATTGTAATGCTCGTTACGAAACCACTACAAGTCAGAACACCTTCTATAATCTTTTCAAAAAACTTTTTCATACCTATTTGAATTCTGATGCAAAGAAAGCATCTCCTTATTAAGGGGATGTGACTAATGTTTGAAGGAAATGTTTCAATCATATTACATTTGTATTACAACATCTATTTCCACCCTACATGAAACAAGAATGTAATATCCAATTGTTTTATTTGCACCAGCAATAAAAAGAATAATTTATGAAAGTGAGAAGAAACTTATTAATCGCCTTTTCCCTACTCTCTCTTAGTGTCAATGCACAACGTATCAAAGGCAGCGACACTGTATTGCCTGTCGCCCAGCAGACAGCAGAACGGTTTATGAACCAGCACCCTGACGCCCGTGTCACAGTGACCGGCGGAGGAACCGGTGTAGGTATCTCCGCTTTAATGGATAACACAACGGACATCGCCATGGCCTCCCGTCCGATCAAGTTCAGCGAAAAGATGAAAATCAAGGAAGCCGGACAGGATGTAGACGAAATCATTGTAGCCTATGATGCTCTTGCCGTAGTGGTACATCCTTCCAATCCTGTGAAACAACTTACCCGCCAGCAATTGGAAGACATTTTCCGTGGAAAGATCACCAACTGGAAACAAGTGGGCGGAGACGACCGCAAAATAGTAGTGTACTCCCGTGAAACATCTTCCGGAACTTACGAATTTTTCAAGGAAAGCGTATTGAAAAACAAAAATTATATGTCGAGCAGCCTTTCCATGCCTGCCACCGGTGCCATTATCCAGTCTGTCAGCCAGACAAAAGGAGCCATCGGATATGTCGGTCTGGCCTATGTATCTCCGCGTATCAAGACTCTCTCCGTATCCTATGACGGAAGCCATTATGCTACGCCTTCGGTAGAAAATGCCACCAACAAAACATATCCGATCGTGCGCCCTCTTTATTACTATTACAATGTAAAAAACAAAGAGGCAGTCACCCCCTTGATTCAGTTTATTCTTTCACCCGAAGGACAGGAGATTATAAAAAAGAGCGGCTATATTCCGGTTAAGTAATCACATCCGTATCTATCAGAAGATGTGTTAAAAACCTGAATTAGAAAGCAATTGGCAGATAGTCTAAACTTTTTTTCTATTTTTGAGGTTTTATTCCTTTTTTTTTCATAATATAGCCGATGAATATAATTATCACCAGAGCATTAAATATGGAATTTGAGGAAAAAGACCTTGCTGCAAAGGTTTTTCATGGAAAAAAAGATAAACTACTATACATACTAGAACTTTCTTATAAGAAGTACTATAATTTGTTGTATAACTATGGATTAAAACTAACCAACGATTCTGAGTTGGTTCAGGACTTTATCCAAGAAATATTCACTAAACTTTGTAAACGTGAAAATATCGATAACATTTCTAATATAAAGATATACCTACTCCGTGCTATGCGTAATATAATCTACGATTATTACGTAGCCCAAAAAGATATAGTCAGCATCGATGATATGGAATTCTTAATTCCTGATGATGCTGAAGTATTCAAGACATTCTTTTCTAAAAATGATGAGGAACTGCAAAAATATCAAACCTTATTGCAGACAATCAATTCTTTGCCCAATCAACAGAAACAAATTCTTTATTTATTTTACATAAAGGGATTAACTCATAAAGAGATTAGCGAAGTGTTGGATATCAATCCGCAATCATCTATGAACTCCCTTGCCAAATCTATCCGCAAGCTACGCATACAGTTCGGGCAGATATCCGAAAAATAGAGAAACCTTCATCGACGGATTTATTTTGTAAATATCCGAAAATGAAGGTTTTTCTAAAACATTAATATCTGACGAATATATTAACGAACAGGTATTTCTACACGCCTCCCATCGGCCTGGACTGCATAAAGCTTAGCATCAGCCAGATCAATTCCACCAGGTATATCATACCCATACATATTAAAAAAATAAAGCAGGTCACCGTCCGCTGCCCCACGACGTAACTCGAAAGCCACAGCATTCTCTCCATTCTTCACTGAATATCTACGACCGTTAACCGTGCAATATACTTCACTGCTGACCGGTTTTACACTACCTTTAAACTGTGTATAATACCCGACATCCGAAGGCTCACTATCCAAACCAATATCTCCGGCTTTACGGTCTTCAATATATTGAAACGCGTGTTTCGGTTTAGGATAGATAGACATCTCCGCCTTTGCTTTCCGAATCATTTCCTCTGTTACAAGATAATCATAAGTTCCATATTGTTCGATGACACCCTTTCCCGGTATAAAGAATCCCCACAATTCAAAAAAGTCACTCAAATCCTCATGAGCAGCCTGTGAAGCCTTTACCGCTAACTTCAATTGAGCAGCTCCCGGGTTATTCTCATCAATACGATCTGCCCGTAATAATTGGAAAAGCGTTTGCCAAAATTTTTCATTATAACCACACCGATGATAATAATTCCACAGTTGCCAATACATACGCATATGGATTTCGGTATCTTCATTCATGTGATGTGGGTTTCCCATGTCGAACCAAGCCTGTCCTTCTACAAAACGCGCATCAGCCAAATGAAAAAGTTCACTACCACGAGAACAATATTTGCCTAATTTATAAAGCACATAATTAGAAAATAAATTATTGGAAGATTCAGTACAACCAGGCCAGTTTATCGCTTTCTGATGAATGTGTCCGATCTCATGTGCAGGTCCCCAGGCATTATCTTTATCTGCCATTACATTATCCCTCAATAAGATATTATCAAGATAAGTATAAACAAAAGCCACACGATAATCCGACGCCCACATATACCCATATTCCGGTGAAATAGCAAAAATATGATTATTCATTTGTGAAGGCCATACATCTTCAATCCCCATTAATTCCTGTTCCCAGCCAACAATATCATCCCACAAGTTAATGGCGGAAAGTATTCTATCGGGAACAAAACTCCGTAATTTTTCAGTATGGAAATAAAACATGATCTTATTACCACGAACACAAAAATACTTATGGTTTGCCGCAGCCAACAACTGTGCATATTTCTGATCCGTCTTATGATCTTTCAAATCAAAAAAGCCGGTCACTTTTCCACTACCTGAAGGAATATGAATGTTTACAGGTTTAGCCCTGTCATCATTGAGCATAGCTGTATACATCACAAATAATTGCCCGGATTCTTTCATCGTCAATTTGTTTATACCCGGAGATAGAAAATAAATAGAACCACTTGAGTTGACTATCCAACCTCTATCTTCTTCATCATTCGTATAAGTCTCTCCTATCACTTGCAAAGAGAGTTGCTGTCCGTATGTATCTCCGACCAATACGATGATTTCTTCATCTTTCTCCACCGATATACCGGTAGGATTATCAAGATTGCCATATTTTTTAGTCATCAATTTGTCTGCCCATTCGACAACATCACTGTACGGGGCATACTTTCTGATTCGGAACTCTTTCTCATGTGTATCGTATGTATCATTATACAGAGCTAAAGCCAAACGGGCAAAGTATCCCGGCAATTCATTGATAACATCTTCTGTGACACCTTCGTTCAAGGCAGTACATGAAAGATCTGTGAAGACTTTAAGTAATTGGTCATTCACCGAGCTTTCTTTATTATATCGGAAAAACTCCATTTCATCACAACTCACAAAGTTATTATATCCTGAATATACCATAAATTTAATGCCGCTAACACGCTTTGTCTCGTCAAACAAAACCCGTGACGCCATATCTTGTCCACGAAAATCGTATTCCCCATATTTCACCCAATCAGTATGTCCGATATCAGTGGCCGTATAAACTTCCACCCGACCAAAATTACCATTGCCGGCACGGGTATGATAAATCACATAATCAATCTCTGTATCCGGTTCAAAATAATATTCGAGCGACACTGGAAAATTTGCTGATTTTCCAAATAAAGAATGATAGCCATCAGCTTCAGGAGTAAACTTTCCGTCAAAAGAACATTCAATTCCACGACCATTTTGATGTTCCGAATCTTTGCCTCCAATAACCTTTACCTGGATATCTTCAGGCACCTCGAAGGTAGAAAACTGTAACACCGTAATCGTATAATCATGAATAGCAGATGTTACGGATATCGTAGCAGTTCTATTATCACGAGTATTATTAGACTCTGCCTTCATCACTATAACCTGTCCTTTTTCCGGATCAGCCTCTTTATAAACTTTAAGCCAGTCCGCATCACTTTCCACCTGCCAATCCGACATAGGAAGCGTAGTCTTTACCTGAACGACAACGGTAGAAGCATTCCCGTCCAAGCTCTGTTGCAAAGCAGTTCCCTCAATTTCAAATTTTGAATTTAATTGTTCCTCATCTTTACAAGATTGCAACAGAAACAACCAAACTCCAATGAATCCAGCTAATCTTATGATATTATATATTTTCACAATTTCCTCCTTTCTATTCAAGTTCGAACACTGTTAATACAGCAGCATGGTCTCCAGGCCATACGTCATCTATCTCAGGCATTGTACGTACAATCTTCGAAGCAACAGTTTTTATTCCATTACCTTTACTATAAATAAAATCAATACGAGAAGTCTGCGACTGTCCGTAAATGACCGCATACGTTCCTTCGCCCCGTTCCAATTCATCCGGGTTTATCTCTCTGAAAGTATCCCTAAAACCTTTATCAAGCATATAACGTGACACGGGCAGTTCCTCAGCTATATATCCGAAATGAATAGGAGCCGCCTTATGCGTCCAATCCAAATGGCTGCACGAATTAAAGTCCCCACCGATAATGACCGGCATAGAAGAATCCACATAAGGAATCAAGTCATTCTCCAACAGACGTTTCATATCGACCAAAGCTAATATACTATCCTCCGCAGCCCACCTATGAGTGTCCATTCCATAATTAGCATAATAACAAGTATATTCCGGCCGGTAGGCATAACGCAACCAGCAAGCATTCAGATACACCTTTTTCCCGGAAGGGAGCGTGATTATAGCAGGATTTGAATAAAAAGTATTCTTCGTCTTAATTTTCTGTATAGGATAACGGCTAAACAAACACAAATTATCCCCTGGAGAAGGAGTCTGTAAATTAAATCCGATAGCTTTTGCTATCATTTCTTGCGAACCGTATCCTTCTTGCATAGTAACAACATCAGCACCGGACTGCTTAATCAGATCGATAATACGTTCGCGCCCATCTTTGCCCAAATGTTTACCTCCGTGCCAGATATTCCATTGGAGTACTTTCAGATATTTCTTATTATTCCGGCTATCAGATGTAATCATTACCGGGAGACAATCATCGGATAATATGGGAGTAATAGAACGACGGCCTATTTTTACAGACTGAACGTTTACTCCCAAGCAATTACCCAATACAGCCTCAGCATTGACATCGACCGTAACTAATAGATAGTTGGTACCATGTTTCAACCGCGTGGATTCGTTTTCCGAAAGACGTATCTTCATCTTTCCGGATTTCGGGATCAATCCGCCTTTTACCAATTCAATCCGTACATTCGAACGAGGTTTCGACCCGGTATTATAAATATGGATCCGTTCGATATCTTTCAACGAAGTACAATTTCCAAAATCAAGCACCAGTTCTTTTACCGCTTTAGGCGACTGTTCACCTTGAGTCTCTATACGTAGTTTTAACAGTTGAAAGTCTCGTTTTCCCCGGTCAACATCCCATTCGGCAGGCAAAGCCACTACCTTGAACAATTCTTGTTCTCCATATTCCGCACGAAATAAAGGGTTATCATTTTCAACCGCATAAGCTAAAGGGGCAGACTTATATTGCTCCAGACGGCCGTTACGCAAATGAAATGACAACCGTCCCTCCGCAGCTCTATTGATAGAGATATCCTCCGATAAATCATCAAAATTATAATAACCTTTCAAACAATCAAACTGACTGTGCCGTGCTGTGACCGGACGATACATCCATTCATTCAATTCCTTTTCCGTCAATCCTGTTTTCCAAATGCGCACTTCATCAATGCAACCACCAAAAGCGCTCTCTGATGATTCATTGATTCCGATTGCTCCGGGTAAAATGACAGTGGCAGTATCTTTACGAGCGACTTCCCGGCCATTAATA
The nucleotide sequence above comes from Bacteroides caccae. Encoded proteins:
- the pstA gene encoding phosphate ABC transporter permease PstA; this translates as MEMCSNNKAKHRSQKLAFGIFRLLSLCIVLILFAILGFIIYKGSGAISWEFITSAPTDGMRGGGIWPAIVGTFYLMVGSALFAFPVGVMSGIYMNEYAPKGKLVRFIRVMTNNLSGIPSIVFGLFGMALFVNYMGFGDSILAGSLTLGLLCVPLVIRTTEEALKAIPDSMREGSRALGATKLQTIWHVILPMGMPNIITGLILALGRVSGETAPILFTCAAYFLPQLPTGILDQCMALPYHLYVISTSGTDMEAQLPLAYGTALVLIVIILLVNLLANALRKYFEKRVKTN
- the pstC gene encoding phosphate ABC transporter permease subunit PstC — encoded protein: MKKFFEKIIEGVLTCSGFVTSITILLIVLFLFTEAFGLFKSKVIEEGYVLALNKSNKVSVLTPAQIKNVFDEEITNWKELGGKDLPIRVFRLEDITQYYTEEELGPAYEYAGEKITELVEKMPGIVAFVPQKFIVHPDAVHLIEDNTISVKDVFAGAEWFPTATPAAQFGFLPLIAGTLWVSLFAILFALPFGLSVSIYMSEVANPKVRSWLKPIIELLSGIPSVVYGFFGLIVIVPLIQKLFDLPVGESGLAGSIVLAIMALPTIITVTEDAMRNCPRAMREASLALGASQWQTIYKVVIPYSISGITSGVVLGIGRAIGETMAVLMVTGNAAVIPTTILEPLRTIPAIIAAELGEAPAGGPHYQALFMLGVVLFFITLIINFSVEYISSKGLKRSK
- a CDS encoding PstS family phosphate ABC transporter substrate-binding protein, which produces MKVRRNLLIAFSLLSLSVNAQRIKGSDTVLPVAQQTAERFMNQHPDARVTVTGGGTGVGISALMDNTTDIAMASRPIKFSEKMKIKEAGQDVDEIIVAYDALAVVVHPSNPVKQLTRQQLEDIFRGKITNWKQVGGDDRKIVVYSRETSSGTYEFFKESVLKNKNYMSSSLSMPATGAIIQSVSQTKGAIGYVGLAYVSPRIKTLSVSYDGSHYATPSVENATNKTYPIVRPLYYYYNVKNKEAVTPLIQFILSPEGQEIIKKSGYIPVK
- a CDS encoding RNA polymerase sigma factor, translated to MNIIITRALNMEFEEKDLAAKVFHGKKDKLLYILELSYKKYYNLLYNYGLKLTNDSELVQDFIQEIFTKLCKRENIDNISNIKIYLLRAMRNIIYDYYVAQKDIVSIDDMEFLIPDDAEVFKTFFSKNDEELQKYQTLLQTINSLPNQQKQILYLFYIKGLTHKEISEVLDINPQSSMNSLAKSIRKLRIQFGQISEK
- a CDS encoding M60 family metallopeptidase; the protein is MKIYNIIRLAGFIGVWLFLLQSCKDEEQLNSKFEIEGTALQQSLDGNASTVVVQVKTTLPMSDWQVESDADWLKVYKEADPEKGQVIVMKAESNNTRDNRTATISVTSAIHDYTITVLQFSTFEVPEDIQVKVIGGKDSEHQNGRGIECSFDGKFTPEADGYHSLFGKSANFPVSLEYYFEPDTEIDYVIYHTRAGNGNFGRVEVYTATDIGHTDWVKYGEYDFRGQDMASRVLFDETKRVSGIKFMVYSGYNNFVSCDEMEFFRYNKESSVNDQLLKVFTDLSCTALNEGVTEDVINELPGYFARLALALYNDTYDTHEKEFRIRKYAPYSDVVEWADKLMTKKYGNLDNPTGISVEKDEEIIVLVGDTYGQQLSLQVIGETYTNDEEDRGWIVNSSGSIYFLSPGINKLTMKESGQLFVMYTAMLNDDRAKPVNIHIPSGSGKVTGFFDLKDHKTDQKYAQLLAAANHKYFCVRGNKIMFYFHTEKLRSFVPDRILSAINLWDDIVGWEQELMGIEDVWPSQMNNHIFAISPEYGYMWASDYRVAFVYTYLDNILLRDNVMADKDNAWGPAHEIGHIHQKAINWPGCTESSNNLFSNYVLYKLGKYCSRGSELFHLADARFVEGQAWFDMGNPHHMNEDTEIHMRMYWQLWNYYHRCGYNEKFWQTLFQLLRADRIDENNPGAAQLKLAVKASQAAHEDLSDFFELWGFFIPGKGVIEQYGTYDYLVTEEMIRKAKAEMSIYPKPKHAFQYIEDRKAGDIGLDSEPSDVGYYTQFKGSVKPVSSEVYCTVNGRRYSVKNGENAVAFELRRGAADGDLLYFFNMYGYDIPGGIDLADAKLYAVQADGRRVEIPVR